From Glycine soja cultivar W05 chromosome 4, ASM419377v2, whole genome shotgun sequence, the proteins below share one genomic window:
- the LOC114408712 gene encoding probable E3 ubiquitin-protein ligase RHG1A isoform X1, whose amino-acid sequence MQGQRGTVVSMPETLEFDCGSASGNSTADPQICWNNVNPAENQIPDYILSPCDMNSSYENSIINHEWQNLSGWSLGEPSSSNTPNEINNNEQKRELGWSSTITAGALAGPRLEERRLEPTNALSLDNVNTGPIYMCSPNSHLMSQNLNLNAGLADSGSDDSQHLELPNLNKSSGSAIECIPPNVGSGSFLLPSGNNAFLVEDTDGRPSCSLDTRRVSCKRKAVEGNNGQSSDAGSSSYSQHTDGSAWHTIPTQDNAGSSSRRSIPSEEVNARLGLGIGDEASENVSDSNTAGCSESFHRNFRLRLNPSNPANSVPPTAFSTGSMIRHSGVSPSSQVSQRLHSVDNSMNSRSAPPIDNVVPQSQPHVIHVPALPRNRQSFRWSGGSSSRNIHSSNSIICPARDQEDASSRRMSRNMLEHPVFQPATDLSNLVQNPTVRASSSSSVNLSIPGNVASSQTGSNPATNPSSAPTWVSPPNPPQHPQRLSEYVRRSLFSPSSDATGSPSNNFSSLRSGFSTSEPRALSSGSGANPRSSSWLERQGGSEFGIPYSLRTLAVASEGSSRLVSELRNVLGLMRRGGNVRFEVSFDEPVDLKAQGLGRCWEEKRNRPRLDVVILEHQSFLSRIADVHDRHRDMRLDVDNMSYEELLALEERIGNVSTGLSEETLSKLLKQRKHSVEKGSETDAEPCCVCQEDYGDGNDIGTLDCGHDFHSSCIKQWLMQKNLCPICKTTGLAT is encoded by the exons ATGCAAGGGCAGAGAGGTACAGTTGTTTCAATGCCTGAAACCTTAGAATTTGATTGTGGATCTGCATCTGGCAATTCTACTGCGGATCCGCAAATTTGCTGGAATAATGTGAATCCTGCAGAGAATCAAATTCCTGATTATATACTTTCTCCTTGTGATATGAACTCATCCTATGAGAATTCTATTATTAATCATGAATGGCAAAATTTGAGTGGATGGAGCTTAGGGGAGCCAAGTTCTAGTAATACACCGAATGAGATCAACAATAATGAGCAAAAAAGAGAACTTGGATGGTCATCAACCATTACTGCTGGTGCATTGGCTGGTCCAAGACTAGAAGAAAGGCGCCTTGAACCAACCAATGCTCTTTCACTAGACAATGTCAATACAGGTCCTATCTACATGTGTAGCCCCAATTCTCATTTGATGTCCCAGAATCTCAACTTAAATGCAGGTTTAGCGGACAGTGGCAGTGATGATAGTCAACATCTGGAGCTCCCTAACTTAAACAAGTCTAGTGGGTCAGCAATCGAGTGTATACCACCTAATGTTGGATCTGGTTCTTTTCTGCTTCCTTCTGGAAATAATGCCTTCCTGGTAGAAGATACTGATGGTAGGCCTAGTTGTTCTCTTGATACTCGGCGGGTCTCTTGTAAACGAAAGGCTGTTGAAGGAAATAATGGACAATCGTCAGATGCTGGGAGTTCTAGCTACAGTCAGCATACGGATGGTAGTGCTTGGCACACCATTCCTACTCAGGATAATGCTGGAAGCAGTTCGAGAAGATCTATTCCCTCAGAAGAGGTAAACGCAAGACTTGGCCTGGGTATCGGGGATGAAGCATCTGAAAATGTTTCTGATTCAAACACTGCAGGATGCTCAGAAAGCTTTCACAGGAATTTCCGTTTGAGGTTAAATCCTTCAAACCCAGCAAATTCTGTTCCTCCCACCGCATTCTCAACTGGGAGCATGATTAGGCATTCTGGTGTTTCTCCATCCTCTCAAGTATCACAAAGGCTTCATTCTGTTGATAATTCTATGAACTCGAGGTCAGCACCACCGATAGATAATGTGGTTCCTCAAAGCCAGCCACATGTAATCCATGTCCCTGCTTTGCCCAGGAATAGACAATCATTTAGATGGAGTGGTGGTTCTAGCTCCAGAAACATCCATTCATCAAACTCAATTATATGCCCAGCCAGGGATCAGGAGGATGCAAGCTCAAGAAGAATGTCCAGAAATATGTTAGAACATCCAGTCTTTCAACCTGCAACTGATTTAAGCAATTTAGTTCAAAATCCAACAGTTAGAGCTTCAAGTTCAAGTAGTGTAAATTTAAGTATTCCAGGAAATGTTGCTTCATCACAGACTGGATCAAATCCAGCTACCAATCCCTCATCTGCCCCAACTTGGGTTTCTCCTCCTAATCCTCCACAGCATCCACAGAGGTTATCTGAATATGTCCGTCGGTCCTTGTTTTCTCCCAGTTCTGATGCTACTGGAAGTCCAAgcaataatttttcttccttgcGCTCTGGTTTTTCTACATCTGAACCAAGGGCGTTATCATCTGGGAGTGGGGCAAACCCGAGATCATCTTCATGGTTGGAGAGGCAAGGAGGTAGTGAATTTGGAATTCCTTATTCACTACGTACTTTGGCTGTTGCAAGTGAAGGAAGTAGTAGACTTGTATCTGAG CTCCGCAATGTTTTGGGCCTTATGCGTAGAGGTGGGAACGTGCGATTTGAG GTCAGTTTTGATGAGCCTGTGGATTTGAAGGCTCAAGGCCTTGGAAGGTGttgggaagaaaaaagaaacaggcCAAGACTG GATGTTGTGATCCTTGAGCATCAATCATTTCTTTCTAGAATAGCTGATGTTCATGATCGACACAGGGATATGCGACTTGATGTTGATAACATGTCTTATGAG GAGTTGTTGGCTCTGGAAGAGCGCATTGGAAATGTGAGTACTGGATTGAGTGAGGAAACCCTATCGAAACTCTTGAAACAGAGAAAACACTCGGTTGAAAAAGGGTCTGAGACTGATGCAGAACCCTGTTGTGTTTGTCAG GAGGATTATGGTGATGGGAATGATATTGGAACGCTTGATTGTGGCCATGATTTCCATAGCAGCTGTATCAAACAGTGGCTAATGCAAAAGAATCTGTGTCCCATTTGTAAGACAACGGGCTTGGCAACATGA
- the LOC114408712 gene encoding probable E3 ubiquitin-protein ligase RHG1A isoform X2, which produces MQGQRGTVVSMPETLEFDCGSASGNSTADPQICWNNVNPAENQIPDYILSPCDMNSSYENSIINHEWQNLSGWSLGEPSSSNTPNEINNNEQKRELGWSSTITAGALAGPRLEERRLEPTNALSLDNVNTGPIYMCSPNSHLMSQNLNLNAGLADSGSDDSQHLELPNLNKSSGSAIECIPPNVGSGSFLLPSGNNAFLVEDTDGRPSCSLDTRRVSCKRKAVEGNNGQSSDAGSSSYSQHTDGSAWHTIPTQDNAGSSSRRSIPSEEVNARLGLGIGDEASENVSDSNTAGCSESFHRNFRLRLNPSNPANSVPPTAFSTGSMIRHSGVSPSSQVSQRLHSVDNSMNSRSAPPIDNVVPQSQPHVIHVPALPRNRQSFRWSGGSSSRNIHSSNSIICPARDQEDASSRRMSRNMLEHPVFQPATDLSNLVQNPTVRASSSSSVNLSIPGNVASSQTGSNPATNPSSAPTWVSPPNPPQHPQRLSEYVRRSLFSPSSDATGSPSNNFSSLRSGFSTSEPRALSSGSGANPRSSSWLERQGGSEFGIPYSLRTLAVASEGSSRLVSELRNVLGLMRRGGNVRFEDVVILEHQSFLSRIADVHDRHRDMRLDVDNMSYEELLALEERIGNVSTGLSEETLSKLLKQRKHSVEKGSETDAEPCCVCQEDYGDGNDIGTLDCGHDFHSSCIKQWLMQKNLCPICKTTGLAT; this is translated from the exons ATGCAAGGGCAGAGAGGTACAGTTGTTTCAATGCCTGAAACCTTAGAATTTGATTGTGGATCTGCATCTGGCAATTCTACTGCGGATCCGCAAATTTGCTGGAATAATGTGAATCCTGCAGAGAATCAAATTCCTGATTATATACTTTCTCCTTGTGATATGAACTCATCCTATGAGAATTCTATTATTAATCATGAATGGCAAAATTTGAGTGGATGGAGCTTAGGGGAGCCAAGTTCTAGTAATACACCGAATGAGATCAACAATAATGAGCAAAAAAGAGAACTTGGATGGTCATCAACCATTACTGCTGGTGCATTGGCTGGTCCAAGACTAGAAGAAAGGCGCCTTGAACCAACCAATGCTCTTTCACTAGACAATGTCAATACAGGTCCTATCTACATGTGTAGCCCCAATTCTCATTTGATGTCCCAGAATCTCAACTTAAATGCAGGTTTAGCGGACAGTGGCAGTGATGATAGTCAACATCTGGAGCTCCCTAACTTAAACAAGTCTAGTGGGTCAGCAATCGAGTGTATACCACCTAATGTTGGATCTGGTTCTTTTCTGCTTCCTTCTGGAAATAATGCCTTCCTGGTAGAAGATACTGATGGTAGGCCTAGTTGTTCTCTTGATACTCGGCGGGTCTCTTGTAAACGAAAGGCTGTTGAAGGAAATAATGGACAATCGTCAGATGCTGGGAGTTCTAGCTACAGTCAGCATACGGATGGTAGTGCTTGGCACACCATTCCTACTCAGGATAATGCTGGAAGCAGTTCGAGAAGATCTATTCCCTCAGAAGAGGTAAACGCAAGACTTGGCCTGGGTATCGGGGATGAAGCATCTGAAAATGTTTCTGATTCAAACACTGCAGGATGCTCAGAAAGCTTTCACAGGAATTTCCGTTTGAGGTTAAATCCTTCAAACCCAGCAAATTCTGTTCCTCCCACCGCATTCTCAACTGGGAGCATGATTAGGCATTCTGGTGTTTCTCCATCCTCTCAAGTATCACAAAGGCTTCATTCTGTTGATAATTCTATGAACTCGAGGTCAGCACCACCGATAGATAATGTGGTTCCTCAAAGCCAGCCACATGTAATCCATGTCCCTGCTTTGCCCAGGAATAGACAATCATTTAGATGGAGTGGTGGTTCTAGCTCCAGAAACATCCATTCATCAAACTCAATTATATGCCCAGCCAGGGATCAGGAGGATGCAAGCTCAAGAAGAATGTCCAGAAATATGTTAGAACATCCAGTCTTTCAACCTGCAACTGATTTAAGCAATTTAGTTCAAAATCCAACAGTTAGAGCTTCAAGTTCAAGTAGTGTAAATTTAAGTATTCCAGGAAATGTTGCTTCATCACAGACTGGATCAAATCCAGCTACCAATCCCTCATCTGCCCCAACTTGGGTTTCTCCTCCTAATCCTCCACAGCATCCACAGAGGTTATCTGAATATGTCCGTCGGTCCTTGTTTTCTCCCAGTTCTGATGCTACTGGAAGTCCAAgcaataatttttcttccttgcGCTCTGGTTTTTCTACATCTGAACCAAGGGCGTTATCATCTGGGAGTGGGGCAAACCCGAGATCATCTTCATGGTTGGAGAGGCAAGGAGGTAGTGAATTTGGAATTCCTTATTCACTACGTACTTTGGCTGTTGCAAGTGAAGGAAGTAGTAGACTTGTATCTGAG CTCCGCAATGTTTTGGGCCTTATGCGTAGAGGTGGGAACGTGCGATTTGAG GATGTTGTGATCCTTGAGCATCAATCATTTCTTTCTAGAATAGCTGATGTTCATGATCGACACAGGGATATGCGACTTGATGTTGATAACATGTCTTATGAG GAGTTGTTGGCTCTGGAAGAGCGCATTGGAAATGTGAGTACTGGATTGAGTGAGGAAACCCTATCGAAACTCTTGAAACAGAGAAAACACTCGGTTGAAAAAGGGTCTGAGACTGATGCAGAACCCTGTTGTGTTTGTCAG GAGGATTATGGTGATGGGAATGATATTGGAACGCTTGATTGTGGCCATGATTTCCATAGCAGCTGTATCAAACAGTGGCTAATGCAAAAGAATCTGTGTCCCATTTGTAAGACAACGGGCTTGGCAACATGA
- the LOC114408713 gene encoding uncharacterized acetyltransferase At3g50280-like: protein MAIAYWSLTSSTLCRTMSTPPVVERVSECFIKPQHSNHESNQICYLTPWDIAMLSAHYIQKGLLFKKPSSPLVSHNNFIENLLEKLKHSLSLTLFHFYPLAGRLVTHQTHDPPFYAVFVDCNNSDGARFIHATLDMTISDILSPVDVPPIVQSLFDHHKAVNHDGHTMPLLSVQVTEFVDGVFIGCSMNHTLGDGTSYWNFFNTWSQIFQVQGHEHDVPISHPPIHNRWFPEGCGPLINLPFKHHDDFINRYETPLLRERIFHFSAESIAKLKAKANSECNTTKISSFQSLSALVWRCITRARRLPYDQRTSCKLSANNRTRMEPPLPQEYFGNSIYTLNAGTATSGKLLENGIGWAAWKLHKSVVNHNDRAVLETLKEWLESPLIYDLGRYFDPYCVMMGSSPRFNMYGNEFGMGKAVALRSGYANKFDGKVTSYPGHEGGGSVDLEVCLSPAVMSALESDEEFMNIALVSVYNPL from the coding sequence ATGGCAATAGCATATTGGTCATTGACTTCATCAACTCTTTGCAGGACGATGAGTACTCCTCCAGTTGTTGAGCGCGTTTCAGAATGCTTCATCAAGCCGCAGCACTCCAACCATGAATCAAACCAAATCTGCTACTTAACACCTTGGGATATTGCTATGTTGTCTGCTCACTATATCCAAAAGGGCCTTCTCTTCAAGAAGCCCTCATCACCACTTGTTAGTCACAATAATTTCATAGAGAACCTGTTGGAGAAGCTCAAGcactctctttctctcaccCTCTTCCATTTCTATCCTTTGGCTGGTCGCCTTGTCACCCACCAAACCCATGACCCTCCCTTCTATGCTGTTTTCGTTGATTGCAACAACAGTGATGGAGCCAGATTCATCCATGCAACTTTAGATATGACCATATCTGATATCCTCTCTCCCGTTGACGTTCCACCCATTGTTCAATCATTGTTTGACCACCACAAAGCTGTCAACCATGACGGTCACACAATGCCGTTGTTGTCCGTCCAAGTCACTGAATTTGTGGATGGTGTTTTCATAGGTTGTTCCATGAACCACACTCTTGGTGATGGCACTTCTTATTGGAATTTCTTCAACACATGGTCTCAGATCTTTCAAGTTCAAGGCCATGAACATGATGTTCCCATTTCGCACCCACCCATTCACAATCGCTGGTTTCCAGAGGGTTGCGGTCCATTAATCAACCTTCCCTTCAAACATCACGACGATTTTATAAACAGATATGAAACACCGTTGCTGAGAGAGAGAATCTTCCACTTCTCAGCAGAGTCTATTGCAAAACTGAAAGCAAAGGCTAACTCGGAGTGCAACACAACCAAAATCTCATCGTTCCAATCATTATCGGCACTTGTTTGGAGATGCATAACTCGTGCGCGGCGCTTGCCGTATGATCAAAGAACAAGTTGCAAGTTGTCCGCAAACAACAGAACAAGAATGGAACCACCACTGCCTCAGGAGTACTTTGGAAACTCAATTTATACACTGAATGCAGGAACCGCCAcctcagggaaattgcttgagAATGGTATAGGTTGGGCAGCATGGAAGTTGCACAAATCGGTTGTAAACCATAACGACAGAGCGGTGTTGGAAACGCTCAAAGAGTGGTTAGAGAGTCCTCTGATATATGATCTTGGTCGTTATTTTGACCCGTACTGTGTGATGATGGGTAGCTCGCCCAGGTTCAACATGTATGGGAATGAGTTTGGAATGGGAAAGGCAGTTGCACTTAGAAGTGGGTATGCCAACAAATTTGATGGAAAAGTAACATCATACCCAGGCCATGAAGGAGGAGGAAGCGTAGATTTGGAAGTGTGTCTTTCGCCAGCTGTAATGAGTGCACTGGAATCGGACGAGGAGTTCATGAATATTGCTCTAGTTTCTGTTTACAATCCTCTCTAG
- the LOC114408715 gene encoding uncharacterized acetyltransferase At3g50280-like, whose product MMNSRVVRSVSECFIKPLGQAKESNLICHLTPWDIAMMSLHYIQKGLLFKKPATLVDPQDFMENLLEKLKHSLSLTLFHFYPLAGQLVTQKTQDPPSYTIFVDCNNTSGARFIYATLDITISDILSPVDVPPIVHSFFDHHKAVNHDGHTMPLLSIQVTELLDGVFIGCSMNHTIGDGTSYWNFFNTWSEIFFQTQAQGLEYDATVPISRHPIHNRWFPDGCGPLINLPFKHEDEFIDRFESPKLRVRIFHFSAESIAKLKARANSESKSKTSEISSFQSLSAHVWRSVTRARKLPNDEITSCKLAISNRSRLEPPLPHEYFGNAVDVVSTAGFTAGELLEKDLGWAAWKVHVAVANQNDKAVRQKLKEWLKLPVVYQLGVHFDPCTVTMSSSPRFNMYGNEFGMGKAIAVLSGYANKNDGNVTAYQGYEGEGSIDLEICLSPDAVSALESDEEFMEAASVANFLH is encoded by the coding sequence ATGATGAATTCTCGTGTCGTTCGAAGCGTTTCAGAATGTTTTATCAAACCGTTGGGCCAAGCTAAAGAGTCAAACCTAATATGTCATTTAACACCATGGGATATTGCTATGATGTCTTTGCACTACATCCAGAAAGGTCTACTCTTCAAGAAGCCTGCAACACTTGTTGATCCACAAGATTTCATGGAGAATCTGTTAGAGAAGCTGAAacactctctttctctcaccCTCTTCCATTTCTATCCTTTGGCAGGCCAACTTGTCACCCAAAAAACCCAAGACCCTCCCTCTTATACTATTTTTGTCGATTGCAACAACACTAGTGGAGCCAGATTCATCTATGCAACTTTGGATATCACTATATCTGACATACTCTCCCCAGTTGATGTCCCACCCATTGTTCACTCATTCTTTGACCATCACAAAGCAGTCAACCATGATGGCCACACCATGCCACTGTTGTCCATCCAAGTCACTGAACTATTGGATGGTGTTTTCATAGGCTGTTCCATGAACCATACCATAGGTGATGGCACTTCTTATTGGAATTTCTTTAACACATGGTCTGAGATCTTTTTTCAAACTCAAGCTCAAGGGCTTGAATATGATGCTACTGTTCCCATTTCACGCCACCCTATTCATAATAGGTGGTTTCCAGATGGTTGTGGTCCATTAATCAATCTTCCCTTCAAACATGAGGACGAGTTTATTGACAGATTTGAATCACCAAAGCTGAGAGTGAGAATCTTCCACTTTTCAGCAGAGTCTATTGCAAAGCTGAAAGCAAGGGCTAACTCTGAGTCCAAATCCAAAACCAGCGAAATCTCTTCGTTCCAATCCTTATCAGCGCATGTTTGGAGATCCGTAACACGAGCACGGAAGCTGCCAAATGATGAGATAACAAGTTGCAAATTGGCCATAAGCAATCGATCAAGATTGGAACCGCCTCTTCCACATGAGTACTTTGGAAACGCAGTTGATGTGGTGAGCACTGCAGGGTTCACGGCAGGGGAATTGCTTGAGAAGGATCTAGGATGGGCAGCATGGAAGGTGCACGTGGCTGTTGCGAACCAAAACGACAAAGCGGTGAGACAAAAGCTCAAAGAGTGGTTGAAGCTTCCTGTGGTGTACCAACTTGGTGTGCACTTTGATCCTTGTACTGTGACCATGTCGAGTTCCCCGAGGTTCAACATGTATGGGAATGAATTTGGGATGGGGAAAGCGATTGCAGTTCTGAGTGGATATGCCAACAAAAATGATGGGAACGTGACAGCATACCAAGGATATGAAGGAGAGGGAAGCATAGATTTGGAAATTTGCCTTTCGCCTGATGCAGTGAGCGCGCTGGAATCAGATGAGGAGTTTATGGAAGCTGCTTCTGTGGCCAATTTCCTACACTAG
- the LOC114408718 gene encoding uncharacterized acetyltransferase At3g50280-like: MSAPAVRRISECFVKPQLPNQVSNQICNLTHWDIAMLSTNYIQKGLLFKKPATTLVDQHHFMENLLEKLKHSLSLTLFHFYPLAGRLVTHQTHDPPSYSVSVDCKNSDGARFIYATSDITISDILAPIDVPPILHSFFDHHKAVNHDGHTMSLLSIQVTELVDAVFIGCSMNHVVGDGTSYWNFFNTWSQIFQSQSHALGHEYDVPIHNRWFPKDCAPPINLPFIHHDEIISRYEAPKLRERIFHFSAESIAKLKAKANSESNTTKISSFQSLSALVWRSVTRARSPPNDQRTTCRLAANNRSRMEPPLPQEYFGNSVHVVSAETTTGELLENGIGWAAWKLHMAVANYNNGVVLQSLKVWLESPFVIQMGRFFDPYCVMMGSSPRFNVYGNEFGMGKAVAARSGYANKFEGKVTSYPGREGGGSIDLEVCLSPENMTALESDEEFMNAVSKSNPLYELTNVACPGPSF, from the coding sequence ATGAGTGCCCCTGCCGTTCGACGCATTTCAGAATGTTTTGTTAAGCCCCAGCTCCCCAACCAAGTTTCAAACCAGATCTGCAATTTAACACATTGGGATATTGCTATGTTGTCTACCAACTATATCCAGAAGGGTCTACTCTTCAAGAAGCCTGCAACAACTCTTGTTGATCAACACCATTTCATGGAGAATCTGTTGGAGAAGCTCAAacactctctttctctcaccCTCTTCCATTTCTATCCTTTGGCTGGTCGCCTTGTCACCCACCAAACCCATGACCCTCCCTCTTATTCTGTTTCCGTTGATTGCAAAAACAGTGATGGAGCTAGATTCATTTATGCAACTTCGGACATCACTATATCTGACATACTCGCCCCCATTGACGTCCCACCCATTCTTCACTCCTTCTTTGACCATCACAAAGCAGTCAACCATGATGGCCACACCATGTCCCTTTTGTCCATCCAAGTCACTGAACTTGTGGATGCTGTTTTCATAGGTTGTTCCATGAACCACGTTGTTGGCGATGGCACTTCTTATTGGAATTTCTTCAATACATGGTCTCAGATCTTTCAATCTCAATCTCATGCTCTAGGCCATGAATATGATGTTCCCATTCACAATCGCTGGTTTCCAAAAGATTGCGCTCCACCAATCAATCTTCCTTTCATACATCATGATGAGATTATAAGCAGATATGAAGCACCCAAGCTGAGAGAGAGAATCTTCCACTTTTCAGCAGAGTCTATTGCAAAACTGAAAGCAAAGGCAAACTCGGAGTCCAATACCACCAAAATCTCTTCGTTCCAATCATTATCAGCGCTTGTTTGGAGATCCGTAACACGTGCACGCTCCCCACCGAACGACCAGAGAACAACTTGCAGGTTGGCAGCAAACAATCGATCAAGAATGGAACCGCCTCTGCCTCAGGAATACTTTGGAAACTCAGTTCATGTAGTGAGTGCAGAAACGACGACAGGGGAATTGCTTGAGAATGGTATAGGATGGGCTGCATGGAAGTTGCACATGGCTGTTGCAAACTATAACAATGGAGTGGTGCTGCAATCTCTGAAGGTGTGGTTAGAGTCTCCTTTCGTAATTCAAATGGGTCGTTTCTTTGACCCCTACTGTGTGATGATGGGTAGCTCGCCCAGGTTCAACGTGTATGGAAATGAATTTGGAATGGGAAAAGCGGTGGCGGCAAGAAGTGGTTATGCCAACAAGTTTGAGGGGAAAGTGACATCATACCCAGGCCGTGAAGGAGGTGGAAGCATTGATTTGGAAGTGTGCCTTTCACCAGAAAATATGACCGCGCTGGAATCAGATGAAGAGTTCATGAATGCTGTTTCTAAGTCCAATCCTTTGTACGAGTTGACTAATGTGGCTTGTCCTGGACCGTCTTTCTAA
- the LOC114408717 gene encoding uncharacterized acetyltransferase At3g50280-like, with the protein MTCFSVHKINTTPLQHKSNLCVTSICIMSTPVVRRISECFIKPHRPIEESNQICYLAPWDIILLSYHYIQKGLLFKKPPTLVDQQNFIENLLEKLKHSLSFTLSHFYPLAGRLVTHTTQDPPSYAFFVDCKNSDGARFIYASLDMTISDILTPVDVPPILHSFFDHHKAVNHDGHTMPLLSIQVTELVDAVFIGCSMNHTLGDGTSYWNFFNTWSQIFQSQAQGHEYNVPISHQPILNRWFPSDCDPSVNLPFKHHDEFICNFEAPFLRERVFHFSAESIAKLKAKANSESNTTKISSFQSLSALVWRSITLARSVPYEQKTSCKMAINNRSRMEPPMPEEYFGNLVQVVSAETTTRELLENDLGWAAWLLHVAVTNHNDKVVLQSLQGWLQSPFIPQIGRLFDPYSVLMGSSPRFNKYGCEFGMGKAVAIRSGYANKFDGKVTSYPGREGGGSIDLEVCLLPHIMRALESDKEFMNAVSVSNPLF; encoded by the coding sequence ATGACATGCTTCAGTGTTCACAAAATAAATACTACACCTCTGCAGCACAAATCTAATTTGTGTGTGACCAGCATCTGCATTATGAGTACCCCTGTCGTTCGACGCATTTCCGAATGCTTCATCAAGCCACATCGTCCAATCGAAGAGTCTAACCAAATATGTTATTTAGCACCTTGGGATATTATTCTATTGTCTTATCACTATATCCAGAAGGGTCTACTCTTCAAGAAGCCTCCAACACTTGTCGATCAACAGAATTTCATAGAAAATCTGTTGGAGAAGCTCAAACACTCTCTTTCGTTCACCCTCTCCCATTTCTATCCTTTGGCTGGTCGCCTTGTCACCCACACAACCCAAGACCCTCCCTCGTATGCTTTTTTCGTTGATTGCAAAAACAGTGATGGAGCTAGATTCATCTATGCATCTTTGGACATGACCATATCTGACATACTCACCCCTGTTGACGTCCCACCCATTCTTCATTCATTCTTTGACCATCACAAAGCAGTCAACCATGATGGCCACACCATGCCCTTATTGTCCATCCAAGTCACTGAACTAGTGGATGCTGTTTTCATTGGTTGTTCCATGAACCACACTCTTGGTGATGGCACTTCCTACTGGAATTTCTTCAACACATGGTCTCAGATCTTTCAATCTCAAGCTCAAGGCCATGAATACAATGTTCCCATTTCACACCAACCCATTCTCAACCGTTGGTTTCCCAGTGATTGTGATCCGTCTGTTAATCTTCCTTTCAAACATCATGACGAGTTCATTTGCAACTTTGAAGCACCTTTTCTGAGGGAGAGAGTCTTCCACTTTTCTGCAGAGTCCATAGCAAAACTGAAAGCAAAAGCCAACTCAGAGTCCAATACCACAAAAATCTCTTCATTCCAGTCATTATCAGCACTTGTCTGGAGATCCATAACTCTCGCGCGCTCCGTGCCGTACGAGCAAAAAACAAGTTGCAAGATGGCTATAAACAATAGATCAAGAATGGAACCGCCTATGCCAGAAGAATACTTTGGAAACTTAGTTCAAGTAGTGAGTGCAGAAACGACAACAAGGGAATTGCTTGAGAATGATCTAGGATGGGCTGCATGGTTGTTACACGTGGCTGTCACAAACCATAATGACAAAGTGGTGCTGCAATCGCTCCAAGGATGGTTACAGTCTCCTTTTATCCCTCAAATTGGTCGATTGTTTGATCCGTACAGTGTGTTAATGGGAAGCTCGCCCAGGTTCAACAAGTATGGTTGTGAATTTGGAATGGGGAAAGCGGTGGCGATTAGAAGTGGGTATGCTAACAAGTTTGATGGGAAAGTGACATCATACCCAGGTCGTGAAGGAGGTGGAAGCATCGATTTGGAAGTGTGCCTTTTGCCACATATAATGAGAGCTCTGGAATCAGACAAGGAGTTTATGAATGCAGTTTCGGTGTCCAATCCCCTGTTCTAG